The Akkermansia muciniphila genome contains a region encoding:
- a CDS encoding phosphoglycerate kinase, whose protein sequence is MAKLTVRDLDAKGKEVLMRVDFNVPLKDGEITNDARIVAALPTIKFLLDQGARVVLTSHLGRPKNEPDAAFSLKPVAARLSELLGKEVKFVPAAIGPEAEAARAAMKDGDVVLLENVRFYPGEKKNDPEFAKALLGNATLFVNDAFGTAHRAHASTEGVTHFAEKSAMGFLIERELEYLEGKLEHPEKPFVVIMGGAKVSDKIEVLSKLMEKADTFLIGGAMANTFLAAEGYDLGASKIEGDKLDLAREILAEAKAKGVKFLLPADVRVAMKFEDGAETFCTAPFAEGGKVPEGGMAIDIGDKAIEEFSAIIKGAKTVLWNGPMGVFEMDCFAKGTKEIAEALADSSAISIVGGGDSVTAAKKFKVQDKLSFCSTGGGASLELLEGKVLPGVGALTDKCGCCCQK, encoded by the coding sequence TGATGCCAAGGGCAAGGAAGTCCTGATGCGCGTTGACTTCAACGTTCCCCTCAAGGATGGGGAAATCACCAATGACGCCCGCATCGTTGCGGCTCTTCCCACCATCAAGTTCCTGCTGGACCAGGGCGCACGCGTCGTCCTGACCTCCCATCTGGGCCGTCCCAAAAACGAACCTGATGCCGCTTTCTCCCTGAAGCCCGTTGCGGCCCGCCTTTCCGAACTGCTCGGCAAGGAAGTGAAATTCGTTCCCGCCGCCATCGGCCCGGAAGCGGAAGCCGCCCGCGCCGCCATGAAGGACGGTGACGTGGTCCTGCTGGAAAACGTCCGCTTCTACCCCGGTGAAAAGAAAAACGATCCGGAATTCGCCAAGGCTCTCCTGGGCAACGCCACGCTGTTCGTGAATGATGCGTTCGGCACCGCGCACCGCGCCCACGCTTCCACGGAAGGCGTGACGCATTTTGCGGAAAAGAGCGCCATGGGCTTCCTGATTGAACGCGAACTGGAATACCTGGAAGGCAAGCTGGAACACCCGGAAAAACCCTTCGTGGTAATCATGGGCGGCGCCAAGGTGTCAGACAAGATTGAAGTGCTTTCCAAGCTGATGGAAAAGGCTGATACCTTCCTCATCGGCGGAGCCATGGCCAACACGTTCCTGGCGGCTGAAGGTTACGACCTGGGCGCTTCCAAGATTGAAGGCGACAAGCTGGACCTGGCCCGTGAAATCCTGGCGGAAGCCAAGGCCAAGGGCGTGAAGTTCCTGCTTCCGGCTGACGTGCGCGTAGCCATGAAGTTTGAAGACGGCGCGGAAACCTTCTGCACGGCTCCCTTCGCGGAAGGCGGCAAGGTGCCGGAAGGCGGCATGGCCATTGACATTGGCGACAAGGCCATTGAAGAATTCTCCGCCATCATCAAGGGCGCCAAGACCGTTCTGTGGAACGGCCCGATGGGCGTGTTTGAAATGGACTGCTTCGCCAAGGGCACCAAGGAAATCGCGGAAGCCCTGGCGGATTCCTCCGCCATTTCCATCGTAGGCGGCGGCGACTCCGTGACGGCGGCCAAGAAATTCAAGGTCCAGGACAAGCTTTCCTTCTGTTCCACGGGCGGCGGCGCCTCCCTGGAACTGCTGGAAGGCAAGGTGCTCCCCGGCGTGGGCGCCCTGACGGACAAGTGCGGCTGCTGCTGCCAGAAGTAG
- a CDS encoding MFS transporter, with protein sequence MHLSRHLTRFSRTWGSALAALVLIAAPAAHASFSVEVQPAGTIPDLPDPVGRAGMVAGTVTENDGTQSIIAAGGANFPQAAPGAATPEERGPKVYYQDIFKLRNGQWSKAGTLPVPLGYAAFGSVGKGLAVAGGHNAEGILTDALLIKADGSVEKLPPLPVPITEAACAFHGNKLFVIGGRDAEQPEAALNTIYMLDTTPDTAKMKWQLLPPFHGPGRILSTAAICDGTLFIAGGCTLSKNASGETARTYLSDLIDYNMTSNNSSEWGAMSKQPLAGPGTPVAAAAGPAPVRENAILLIGGDKRGNAPDTSKPVVQSRDILAYDVIKNTWTHEGEWPVGIATAPAIVKGTEIMTISGETAPGVRTAVNASATAGYHFEMSMVDYAVLILTVIVMAIIIVSAMRHGVKNVSAVTDPNTRPGLWAWVAVIVLWFVVMLNYFDRQLLSALHEPIVRDIPQTEAQFGMVTSVFLLIYALLSPVGGFLADRYSRRLMILCSLVVWSVVTWWTGHAEDYTSLLIARGAMGISEAFYIPAALALITDYHRGSTRSIATGLHMSGIYVGMAVAGFGATMASWTGWRMTFALFGLIGVAYAIVLILFLKDPGRAPADTALARKPSKPEEKTVLINVDNDEQVIKEPASNLSTGAVLSSLLSGRPMWMLLAVVAFAGAGNWFLLTWYPTLLQDKYQLSSAEAGPAATLWSSVAKYVAVLGGAILADMWYKRNKRARALVPGITFTISGPLVVLALLPGIFGWDIAVPLVLMLGLVATQGLAQGSLDATLMPVLRSHIDERYSATGYGLLNLTSAGVGALISFFGGWFKDQGVPLTTTLAASGCLMLFCGLLLLTLPRPQR encoded by the coding sequence ATGCACCTCTCACGTCACCTTACCCGATTCTCCAGGACCTGGGGCTCCGCTCTCGCCGCCCTGGTGCTGATTGCGGCCCCCGCCGCCCATGCCTCTTTTTCCGTGGAAGTCCAGCCCGCCGGCACCATCCCGGACCTGCCGGACCCGGTAGGCCGCGCCGGCATGGTTGCCGGAACCGTTACGGAGAATGACGGCACCCAGTCCATCATTGCCGCGGGCGGGGCCAACTTCCCCCAAGCCGCGCCGGGCGCCGCCACTCCGGAGGAACGCGGCCCCAAGGTGTATTACCAGGATATTTTCAAACTCCGCAACGGCCAATGGAGCAAGGCCGGAACACTTCCTGTTCCGCTGGGTTATGCCGCCTTCGGCAGTGTTGGCAAGGGGCTGGCGGTAGCCGGCGGCCATAACGCGGAAGGCATCCTGACGGACGCCCTGCTGATCAAGGCGGACGGTTCCGTGGAGAAGCTGCCTCCCCTCCCCGTTCCCATCACGGAAGCCGCCTGCGCCTTCCACGGGAACAAGCTGTTTGTCATCGGCGGACGGGACGCGGAACAGCCGGAAGCAGCGCTCAACACCATTTACATGCTGGATACCACGCCGGATACGGCCAAAATGAAGTGGCAGCTGCTGCCGCCCTTCCACGGACCGGGCCGCATTCTTTCCACTGCCGCCATTTGTGACGGCACGCTGTTCATCGCGGGCGGCTGCACCCTTTCCAAAAACGCCTCCGGAGAAACCGCCAGAACGTACCTTTCCGACCTGATTGATTACAACATGACGTCCAACAATTCCTCCGAGTGGGGCGCCATGAGCAAGCAGCCGCTCGCCGGACCGGGAACGCCCGTGGCCGCCGCCGCAGGACCGGCCCCGGTGCGTGAAAACGCCATCCTCCTGATCGGCGGGGATAAGCGCGGCAACGCGCCGGACACGTCCAAACCTGTGGTCCAGTCCAGGGACATCCTGGCCTATGACGTCATCAAGAACACCTGGACGCATGAGGGGGAATGGCCCGTCGGCATCGCCACGGCGCCCGCCATCGTCAAGGGGACCGAAATCATGACCATCAGCGGGGAGACCGCTCCGGGGGTGCGGACCGCCGTGAACGCCTCCGCCACTGCGGGCTACCATTTTGAAATGAGCATGGTGGATTACGCCGTCCTCATCCTGACCGTGATCGTGATGGCCATCATCATCGTCTCCGCCATGCGCCACGGCGTTAAAAACGTCTCCGCCGTCACGGACCCGAACACCAGGCCCGGCCTGTGGGCCTGGGTGGCCGTGATCGTCCTGTGGTTCGTGGTGATGCTGAATTACTTTGACCGCCAGCTTCTCTCCGCCCTGCATGAACCCATCGTCCGGGACATCCCGCAGACGGAGGCCCAGTTCGGCATGGTTACCTCCGTCTTCCTGCTGATTTACGCCCTGCTCAGCCCCGTGGGGGGCTTTCTGGCGGACCGTTACAGCCGCCGCCTGATGATCCTGTGCTCCCTTGTCGTCTGGTCCGTAGTCACGTGGTGGACCGGCCACGCGGAGGATTACACGTCCCTGCTCATTGCGCGCGGCGCCATGGGAATCAGTGAGGCCTTTTACATTCCCGCCGCCCTGGCCCTGATTACGGACTACCACCGGGGCAGCACTCGCTCCATCGCCACGGGCCTGCACATGAGCGGCATTTACGTGGGCATGGCCGTGGCGGGCTTCGGCGCCACCATGGCGTCATGGACGGGCTGGCGCATGACCTTCGCCCTGTTCGGCCTGATCGGCGTGGCGTACGCCATCGTCCTCATCCTGTTCCTGAAGGATCCCGGCAGGGCCCCGGCGGATACGGCCCTGGCGCGGAAGCCCTCCAAGCCGGAGGAAAAGACCGTGCTGATCAATGTGGACAATGACGAGCAGGTCATCAAGGAACCCGCCTCCAATCTTTCCACCGGAGCCGTCCTCTCCAGCCTGTTGAGCGGTCGCCCCATGTGGATGCTCCTGGCCGTGGTGGCCTTTGCAGGCGCCGGCAACTGGTTCCTGCTCACCTGGTACCCCACCCTGCTGCAGGATAAATACCAGCTTTCCTCCGCGGAGGCCGGCCCCGCCGCCACCCTGTGGAGCTCCGTAGCCAAGTACGTGGCCGTGCTGGGCGGCGCCATCCTGGCGGACATGTGGTACAAGCGCAACAAGCGCGCCCGCGCCCTGGTGCCCGGCATCACCTTCACCATCTCCGGCCCGCTGGTGGTGCTGGCGCTGCTGCCCGGCATCTTCGGCTGGGACATTGCGGTACCCCTCGTGCTCATGCTGGGGCTGGTCGCTACGCAGGGGCTGGCGCAAGGATCGCTGGACGCCACCCTCATGCCTGTGCTACGCTCCCATATTGACGAGCGGTATTCCGCAACCGGCTACGGCCTCCTGAACCTCACGTCTGCGGGCGTGGGCGCCCTCATCTCCTTCTTCGGGGGATGGTTCAAGGACCAGGGCGTTCCGCTGACCACCACGCTGGCGGCGTCAGGCTGCCTGATGCTGTTCTGCGGCTTGCTGCTCCTGACGCTTCCGCGCCCCCAGCGCTGA
- a CDS encoding glycoside hydrolase family 97 catalytic domain-containing protein, which yields MKNLIILSSIAVLAASGTVRAGEPSAAMASPDGLLTWNLEARDGKAGHSLNKKGRVVLEPSALGIVADGAGVADGITGWSVEKVRENVRETFETRGKYPTASVNFNEYVASGDNSALRLRARVFNNGVAFRYEWTEDMKKKPLLHIGEEKTSFTFPEQAVLWTQDASSALGPCEGVWSPARIADFKKDPGNPRSHIRTMPVTAELPGGGFALVQEAANFNKQWSGIKFSLEDGSCRAVHFQNPSGFAVPSSVEMPWRVILVNDDLNGLVRNDIILSLAPEPDKNLFLEGAKTPWIKPGRSTWTWWDRGKVLEDDQYAFVDMASGFGWEYHLVDEGWKKWGKTLPESMEKIARLVRYAADKKVGIWVWVRWSDVNDPANNWESMRSFFSALAKTGIRGIKIDFMDSASQERLAFYDAVAENLAKNKLMVNFHGANTPTGEERAWPHEMSREGIYGGEQNIWAAIGGRHYCALPFTRLVSGHADFTGGYFGHGEKLRGSSWPLQMAANIIYTSPILHWVSSPADMEAAFPQGSPERDAVRNIPSVWDETIVLPPSAIGECAAFARRSGDQWYIALMNGDGQERTVSIPLKFLDRNTAYRATILRDLPERNDGWKVETGEFSSKDTLPFTMRVKGGGMARLVPAGR from the coding sequence ATGAAGAACCTGATCATCCTCAGCAGCATTGCCGTACTGGCCGCATCCGGAACCGTGCGGGCGGGGGAACCCTCCGCCGCCATGGCATCCCCGGACGGCCTGCTCACCTGGAACCTGGAGGCCCGGGACGGAAAGGCCGGACATTCCCTGAATAAAAAGGGCCGGGTTGTTCTGGAGCCTTCCGCGCTCGGCATCGTGGCGGACGGCGCCGGCGTGGCGGACGGCATCACGGGATGGAGCGTGGAAAAGGTGCGGGAAAACGTTCGCGAGACCTTTGAAACGCGCGGCAAGTATCCGACCGCCTCCGTCAATTTTAACGAGTACGTGGCTTCCGGGGACAACTCCGCCCTGCGCCTCCGCGCCCGCGTCTTCAATAACGGGGTAGCCTTCCGCTATGAATGGACGGAGGACATGAAGAAAAAGCCCTTGCTCCACATCGGGGAGGAAAAAACTTCCTTCACGTTCCCGGAGCAGGCCGTCCTGTGGACCCAGGACGCCTCCTCCGCCCTGGGTCCCTGCGAGGGGGTATGGTCCCCGGCCAGAATAGCAGATTTCAAGAAAGACCCCGGCAATCCCCGCAGCCATATCCGCACCATGCCGGTTACGGCGGAACTGCCGGGCGGAGGCTTCGCCCTGGTCCAGGAAGCCGCCAACTTCAACAAGCAGTGGAGCGGCATTAAATTCTCCCTTGAGGACGGCTCCTGCCGGGCCGTGCATTTCCAGAACCCGAGCGGCTTTGCCGTCCCTTCTTCCGTGGAGATGCCCTGGCGGGTCATTCTGGTGAATGACGATCTCAACGGCCTGGTCCGGAACGACATTATCCTCTCCCTAGCTCCGGAACCGGACAAAAATCTTTTCCTGGAAGGGGCCAAAACGCCCTGGATCAAGCCGGGCCGCTCCACCTGGACCTGGTGGGACCGGGGAAAAGTCCTTGAAGACGACCAGTACGCGTTTGTGGATATGGCCTCCGGCTTCGGCTGGGAATACCACCTGGTGGATGAAGGGTGGAAGAAATGGGGAAAGACCCTCCCGGAAAGCATGGAGAAGATCGCCCGGCTGGTCCGCTACGCTGCGGATAAGAAGGTAGGCATCTGGGTATGGGTGCGCTGGTCCGACGTCAACGATCCCGCCAACAACTGGGAAAGCATGCGCAGCTTTTTCAGCGCCCTTGCCAAAACGGGCATCAGGGGAATCAAGATAGACTTCATGGATTCCGCCTCACAGGAACGCCTGGCTTTTTATGACGCCGTGGCGGAGAACCTGGCGAAGAACAAGCTGATGGTCAACTTCCACGGCGCCAATACCCCCACCGGGGAGGAACGCGCCTGGCCGCATGAAATGAGCCGGGAGGGCATCTACGGAGGGGAACAGAACATCTGGGCGGCCATCGGCGGCCGGCACTACTGCGCGCTGCCCTTCACACGCCTCGTTTCCGGGCATGCCGACTTCACGGGCGGCTACTTCGGCCACGGGGAAAAATTGCGCGGCTCCTCCTGGCCCCTCCAGATGGCGGCCAACATCATTTACACGTCCCCCATCCTGCACTGGGTTTCCAGCCCTGCGGACATGGAAGCGGCCTTTCCACAGGGCTCCCCGGAACGCGACGCCGTCCGGAATATTCCCTCCGTGTGGGATGAAACCATCGTCCTGCCGCCGTCCGCCATCGGGGAATGCGCCGCCTTCGCCCGGCGCTCCGGGGACCAGTGGTACATTGCCCTGATGAACGGGGACGGACAGGAACGCACGGTCTCCATCCCCCTGAAGTTCCTGGACAGAAATACGGCGTACCGGGCCACCATCCTCCGCGACCTGCCTGAAAGAAACGACGGCTGGAAGGTGGAAACAGGGGAATTTTCTTCCAAAGACACCCTCCCCTTCACCATGCGCGTGAAGGGCGGCGGCATGGCGCGCCTGGTTCCCGCGGGCAGGTAA
- the mfd gene encoding transcription-repair coupling factor, translated as MAEDASISALMDRVARTAPFHRELAKLGTEEQAVFDHTSLPGVPFVAALCIRAIPETARAWVVTPHLRAQESIAAQLETWGVRNILFVPEKEVALGEEVGDPELAAERLNVLHRIASGSLGKQTIVVTEGSLNDEVPSVNGMQNQGMTLKTGETHAPDELINLFTEAGFEGVPQVISRGQWSRRGGILDIFPLQSSHPVRLEFFDDEIESIREFDVDSQISFRKVEHVNLVLAEAAGVETLRDWIKPGDVVITAPFCKERGNACILTAPPENAEGEEDFSLAIHENPLGSFDAGDFVMQEMRRELAERQIREWLDRKWNVSMFFPNEGEEERFRDICAGTPALLSITALRGDLPAGFSIPGAKTAVLSSSELFGRYQSATARRRASREDKARKARAQASLKDINPGDLVVHTSYGIGKFINISTSPDSGDEEMNILYRDNTILHVPLSQAHLVSRYIGLGSKTPELNKLGDAKWQRAKKSAERSVADYAAQLLNVQAERQTGKGYSHPPDSKWMWEFESSFPFRETQDQLRAIAQTKADMEGPRPMDRLICGDVGFGKTEVAIRAAFKCVTGGRQVAVLVPTTVLAEQHFRTFKSRMSEYPVRIEMLSRFSSAADVRSTLEGLRTGAVDIVIGTHRLISDDVSIKNLGLVVIDEEQRFGVRHKEKFKERFKGIDVLTLSATPIPRTLYIALMGARDMSSIETPPVNRQPVQTSVCPYDERIMKKAMERELERGGQIFLLHNRVKTIELFRDRIQALVPKARIVIGHGQMPKDELEKVMRTFVNGDADILLATTIIESGIDIPNANTIIIDRADRFGLADLYQLRGRVGRAGHRAYAYLMLPRSAATTGDARKRVSAIKQYTELGSGFKIAMRDLEIRGAGNLLGTQQSGHIAAIGFDLYCQLLQQSISHMQVKHTAPRPDAALRTDFIVNSETQFAAKSRKDYLGAFLPREYISDAALRIAAYKDLAAVRTLKEADALLRAWEDRFGPAPETVHHLLDSHKIKILASKANISMVEISGQRLMLTRNGDFILLSNKFPRLASVSPADKLREALEMLKNI; from the coding sequence ATGGCAGAAGACGCTTCCATATCCGCCCTGATGGACAGGGTGGCCCGGACCGCACCCTTCCACCGGGAGCTGGCCAAACTGGGCACGGAGGAACAGGCGGTTTTCGACCACACTTCCCTGCCGGGCGTCCCGTTTGTGGCGGCCTTGTGCATCCGCGCCATTCCGGAAACCGCCCGCGCCTGGGTGGTAACGCCCCATCTGAGGGCGCAGGAATCCATCGCTGCGCAGTTGGAAACCTGGGGAGTCAGGAACATCCTGTTCGTCCCGGAAAAAGAAGTGGCGCTTGGGGAGGAAGTAGGCGATCCGGAACTTGCCGCAGAACGGCTGAATGTCCTTCACCGCATTGCTTCCGGAAGCCTGGGCAAGCAGACTATCGTGGTGACGGAAGGCAGCCTGAATGACGAGGTTCCCTCCGTCAACGGCATGCAGAACCAGGGGATGACCCTGAAAACGGGAGAAACTCATGCCCCCGACGAGTTGATCAATCTGTTTACGGAGGCAGGCTTTGAAGGGGTTCCGCAGGTCATTTCCCGCGGGCAGTGGTCGCGCCGCGGCGGCATTCTGGACATTTTTCCGCTCCAGTCCTCCCACCCCGTGCGCCTGGAGTTTTTTGACGACGAGATTGAATCCATCCGGGAATTCGACGTAGATTCCCAGATTTCCTTCCGGAAGGTGGAGCACGTCAACCTGGTGCTGGCGGAGGCGGCGGGCGTGGAAACCCTCCGGGACTGGATCAAACCGGGAGACGTGGTAATCACCGCCCCCTTCTGCAAGGAGCGCGGGAACGCCTGCATCCTCACCGCCCCGCCGGAGAACGCGGAGGGGGAGGAGGATTTTTCCCTGGCCATCCATGAGAACCCCCTGGGCAGCTTTGACGCCGGGGACTTCGTGATGCAGGAGATGCGCCGGGAGCTGGCGGAACGCCAGATCCGCGAGTGGCTGGACCGGAAGTGGAATGTCAGCATGTTCTTTCCCAATGAAGGGGAGGAGGAGCGCTTCCGGGACATCTGCGCCGGAACTCCCGCGCTGCTTTCCATCACGGCCCTGCGCGGGGACCTGCCCGCGGGCTTCAGCATTCCGGGCGCAAAAACGGCCGTGCTTTCTTCCTCGGAATTGTTCGGCAGGTACCAGTCCGCCACCGCACGCCGCCGCGCCAGCCGGGAAGACAAGGCGCGCAAGGCCCGTGCGCAGGCCTCCCTGAAGGACATCAACCCCGGGGACCTGGTGGTGCACACCAGCTACGGCATCGGCAAGTTCATCAATATTTCCACCTCTCCGGATTCCGGAGACGAGGAAATGAACATCCTCTACCGGGATAATACCATCCTGCACGTTCCCCTCAGCCAGGCGCACCTGGTTTCACGTTACATCGGCCTGGGGAGCAAGACGCCGGAACTCAACAAGCTGGGGGACGCCAAATGGCAGCGCGCCAAAAAGTCCGCGGAACGCTCCGTGGCGGATTACGCCGCCCAGCTCCTGAACGTGCAGGCGGAACGCCAGACGGGGAAAGGCTACAGCCACCCGCCGGACAGCAAATGGATGTGGGAGTTTGAAAGCTCCTTCCCCTTCCGGGAGACGCAGGACCAGCTCCGCGCCATCGCCCAGACGAAGGCGGACATGGAAGGCCCCCGCCCCATGGACCGCCTGATTTGCGGGGACGTGGGCTTCGGCAAGACGGAGGTGGCCATCCGCGCCGCCTTCAAGTGCGTGACGGGCGGGCGCCAGGTGGCCGTGCTGGTGCCCACCACCGTGCTGGCGGAACAGCATTTCCGGACGTTCAAGTCACGCATGAGCGAATATCCCGTGCGGATTGAAATGCTCAGCCGCTTCAGCAGCGCGGCGGACGTCCGCTCCACGCTGGAAGGGCTGAGGACGGGGGCCGTGGACATCGTCATCGGCACGCACCGCCTTATTTCGGACGACGTCTCCATCAAGAATCTGGGCCTGGTGGTGATTGACGAGGAACAGCGGTTCGGCGTCAGGCACAAGGAAAAGTTCAAGGAACGCTTCAAGGGAATCGACGTGCTCACGCTGTCCGCCACGCCCATTCCACGCACGCTGTACATTGCCCTGATGGGCGCGCGGGACATGAGTTCCATTGAGACGCCGCCCGTCAACCGCCAGCCCGTGCAGACGAGCGTATGCCCCTACGACGAGCGCATCATGAAGAAGGCCATGGAGCGTGAACTGGAACGCGGCGGCCAGATTTTCCTGCTGCACAACCGGGTCAAGACCATTGAACTGTTCCGGGACCGCATCCAGGCCCTGGTTCCCAAGGCCCGCATCGTCATCGGCCACGGGCAGATGCCCAAGGACGAGCTGGAAAAGGTCATGCGCACCTTCGTGAACGGTGATGCGGACATCCTGCTGGCGACCACCATCATTGAATCCGGCATCGACATCCCGAACGCCAACACCATCATCATTGACCGCGCGGACCGCTTCGGCCTGGCGGACCTGTACCAGCTCCGCGGCCGCGTGGGCCGCGCCGGGCACCGCGCCTACGCGTACCTCATGCTCCCCCGGTCCGCCGCCACCACGGGAGACGCCCGCAAGCGCGTCTCCGCCATCAAGCAGTACACGGAGCTGGGTTCCGGCTTCAAGATAGCCATGCGGGACCTGGAAATCCGCGGCGCGGGCAACCTGCTGGGCACCCAGCAGAGCGGCCACATCGCCGCCATCGGCTTTGACCTGTACTGCCAGCTTCTCCAGCAGTCCATCTCCCACATGCAGGTCAAGCACACGGCCCCCCGCCCGGATGCGGCCCTGAGAACGGATTTCATCGTGAACAGCGAGACGCAGTTCGCCGCCAAATCGCGCAAGGATTATCTGGGAGCCTTCCTGCCCCGGGAGTATATCAGCGACGCCGCCCTGCGCATCGCCGCGTACAAGGACCTGGCGGCCGTCCGCACCCTGAAGGAGGCGGACGCCCTGCTCCGCGCGTGGGAAGACCGCTTCGGACCTGCACCGGAAACGGTGCATCATCTTCTGGATTCCCACAAAATCAAGATACTGGCCTCCAAGGCCAACATCTCCATGGTGGAGATCAGCGGCCAGCGCCTGATGCTGACCAGGAACGGGGACTTCATCCTGCTGTCCAACAAGTTCCCGCGGCTGGCAAGCGTCAGTCCCGCAGACAAGCTCCGGGAGGCGCTGGAAATGCTGAAGAACATTTAA